A section of the Leptidea sinapis chromosome 26, ilLepSina1.1, whole genome shotgun sequence genome encodes:
- the LOC126972503 gene encoding mpv17-like protein 2 isoform X2, with protein MLIKRFINNSYKAYKKLINKAFNKKNLIFTNVLLSVGISTTGDLLEQCFELYHKEIDDFDPKRTAHMGFSGMTAGIICHHWYMFLDKVITGRTIDMVVKKLMLDQFICSPIVIMSFFATIAIFEENPFESFSEEVTEKFWVLYRAEWYVWPPAQVINFYLLPTKYRVLYDNTISLGYDIYTSQIKHSRFRKHSDDKKEE; from the coding sequence ATGTTAATCAAAAGATTTATAAACAACAGCTACAAGGCctataaaaaacttattaataaagcttttaataaaaagaatcttATTTTCACAAATGTGCTGCTGTCAGTAGGGATTTCAACAACTGGTGATTTATTGGAGCAGTGTTTTGAATTGTATCACAAAGAAATTGATGATTTTGATCCTAAAAGGACAGCACATATGGGTTTTTCTGGCATGACAGCTGGGATAATTTGTCATCATTGGTATATGTTCCTTGACAAAGTTATCACTGGCCGGACTATAGATATGGTTGTAAAGAAACTTATGCTTGATCAGTTTATTTGTTCACCCATTGTGATTATGTCATTCTTTGCAACCATTGCAATTTTTGAAGAAAATCCATTTGAAAGCTTCTCTGAAGAAGTGACTGAAAAGTTTTGGGTGTTGTATAGGGCTGAATGGTATGTGTGGCCACCAGCTCAAGTTATAAATTTCTATTTACTGCCAACAAAATATAGAGTACTGTATGATAATACAATCTCTCTGGGCTATGATATTTATACGTCACAGATTAAGCACAGCAGATTCAGGAAACATTCTGATGACAAGAAAGAAGAATGA
- the LOC126972456 gene encoding uncharacterized protein LOC126972456, translating to MFPLAAGDKCETMLHCLTQLGIGVRCKSIVSVLPCNVVHSAHENFIEDDEDIMRRNENATRWRQFVESIRSKLTVKQVVDGVRGGGELSFDYLTLIITADSLAALGLVENNASNIVAAMLVSPLMGPVMSITFGTIIADRSLVRSGFESLIIGMLVSLLFGFIFGLILGTTEMPWGYGDWPTEEMKARGNVRSLWMGVLWALTSGTGVALALLQGSAGPLIGIAISASLLPPVVNCGLFWALACIWLLYPGVKIPHLKGESYAGNSTYEPLYHDYLPIEFAVNGIVSCCLTVVNVICIFITAILFLKIKEVAAPYTSSPDLRRFWARDIKVARDANKANLKAEDDERTELILEDLNLATDSNEDIREKLEAAVQEALNDETYRKVKRMSYQSHNADAVARSIGLQARTPTSVRSSVSGTLPPQNIQKGSNIHDIATLDKILTSLLGLQKRRSFRSHLGTPRASRMPTLDELAPNRRSESWPEGIYEGSIVRNVLHSLRNSKQNSASEEHFLTPK from the exons ATGTTCCCCCTGGCCGCTGGAGACAAGTGTGAGACAATGCTGCACTGTCTAACACAACTTGGTATTGGAGTGCGCTGCAAATCTATAGTTAG TGTTCTGCCCTGCAATGTCGTTCACTCGGCTCACGAAAACTTCATTGAAGATGACGAAGATATCAT GAGGAGAAATGAAAATGCAACGCGATGGCGACAGTTCGTGGAGTCGATCAGATCAAAGTTGACAGTGAAACAAGTGGTGGACGGAGTTCGGGGTGGGGGGGAGCTCTCGTTTGACTATCTCACACTTATCATCACCGCAGA CTCTCTAGCAGCTTTGGGCCTGGTTGAAAATAATGCATCAAATATAGTGGCAGCCATGTTGGTTTCTCCGCTCATGGGTCCGGTCATGTCAATCACATTCGGAACTATAATAGCTGACAGATCCCTCGTCAGGAGCGGCTTCGAGAGTCTCATCATTGGGATGCTAGTGTCATTGCTGTTTGGATTCATCTTCGGACTTATCCTTGGAACCACTGAGATGCCATGGGGTTATGGGGACTGGCCGACAGAAGAAATGAAGGCTAG AGGTAACGTGCGGTCTCTGTGGATGGGAGTCCTGTGGGCTTTGACTTCTGGCACTGGAGTGGCGTTGGCCCTGCTGCAGGGTAGTGCTGGTCCACTTATCGGCATTGCTATCTCCGCGTCACTTCTACCTCCGGTTGTTAACTGT GGTCTGTTTTGGGCGTTAGCTTGTATATGGCTGCTATATCCTGGGGTAAAAATACCACATCTGAAAGGCGAGAGCTATGCCGGCAACTCAACGTACGAACCTCTATACCACGATTACTTACCAATTGAATTCGCTGTTAATG GCATCGTCAGTTGTTGCCTCACTGTGGTCAATGTTATTTGCATTTTCATTACGGCGATACTATTCCTGAAGATAAAAGAAGTTGCAGCACCGTACACTTCAAGTCCAGACTTGAGACGATTCTGGGCCCGAGATATCAAAGTAGCCCGTGACGCTAACAAAGCAAACCTCAAAGCTGAAGACGATGAACGGACTGA gTTAATATTAGAAGATTTAAATCTAGCCACGGACAGCAATGAGGATATAAGAGAAAAATTAGAAGCGGCTGTACAAGAAGCACTCAATGATGAAACGTATCGAAAAGTAAAGAGAATGAGTTACCAGAGCCATAACGCTGATGCG GTCGCAAGATCTATAGGCCTTCAAGCACGAACACCGACATCAGTGAGATCCAGCGTTTCTGGAACTCTACCGCCCCAGAACATTCAAAAAGGTTCTAATATACACGACATAGCGACGCTGGACAAAATTTTAACATCACTACTCGGTCTGCAGAAGCGAAGATCATTTCGGTCACATTTGGGAACACCCCGAGCAAGCAGGATGCCAACACTAGATGAGTTGGCTCCGAACAGACGCTCGGAATCATGGCCAGAAGGGATCTATGAGGGTTCTATTGTTCGCAACGTTCTTCACAGCTTGAGAAACAGTAAACAGAACTCGGCTTCAGAAGAACACTTTTTGACTCCGAAATAA
- the LOC126972503 gene encoding mpv17-like protein 2 isoform X1, which yields MMQALAVTLRKIASKVHDSSSRVKLKNIIGVAFSNKYLFYTNVTISVTLSSLGDIMEQTYELYTEELPEYDFKRTKHMAFSGAALGVLCHHWYKVLDKFIVGKTTDMVIKKFALDQLIFSPIMIVTLFGSLALLEENPLQNFKEEVTHKFTTLYKAEWMVWPPAQIINFYFLPTRFRVLYDNTISLGYDVYTSQVKHNKSLIKDPKL from the coding sequence ATGATGCAAGCTTTGGCTGTTACATTGAGAAAGATTGCATCAAAGGTTCATGACAGTAGTTCTAGagtgaaattgaaaaatattattggaGTTGCCTTCAGTAATAAATATCTGTTTTATACAAATGTAACAATATCGGTTACTTTATCATCACTGGGTGATATAATGGAGCAGACATATGAGCTTTACACAGAAGAATTACCGGAATATGATTTTAAACGTACTAAGCACATGGCATTCTCAGGGGCAGCCCTTGGGGTCTTATGTCATCATTGGTACAAAGTTCTAGACAAATTTATAGTTGGTAAAACCACAGATatggttataaaaaaatttgcaTTAGACCAATTAATATTCTCTCCCATCATGATAGTTACATTATTCGGTAGTTTAGCATTACTAGAAGAAAACCCTCTGCAAAACTTTAAAGAAGAAGTTACCCATAAATTTACAACATTATACAAAGCTGAATGGATGGTATGGCCACCAGCGcagataattaatttttatttcctacCAACTCGATTTAGGGTTTTATATGACAACACTATATCTCTAGGATATGATGTTTATACTTCACaagtaaaacataataaaagtttaataaaagacCCTAAGTTGTGA